The sequence AATTTCGAGGACACGGTGACGGGGATGGCGGCGCAAgagcaggcggaggcggaggtggtgcggAGTCTGGGCCTGAGCGGCTGGGTGGAGGAACAGCTGCTGCCGCTGCTCACCCCGGTGGACGACGCGTGGCAGCCCAGCGACCTGCTCCCCTGCTTTTCCCCCTCTGCAGCTGGCCTCTCCGCCGAGCAGCAGCcgtcgatgatgatgacgacggaggAGCTGCAGGCCCAAGCCTCCGGCGTACCAGACGACGTGCTGGTGTGCCTGGTGGGCAACATGGTAACGGAGGAGGCGCTGCCGACGTACATGTGCATGGGCAACCGGGTGCCGGGCTACCGCGACGACACAGGCTGCAGCGACCTCCCCTGGGCGCGCTGGCTCCGCGGTTGGATGGCCGAGGAGAACCGCCACGGCGACCTCCTCAACCGCTACCTCTACCTCTCCGGCCGCGTCGACATGCGCCAGGTCGAGCGGACcgtccaccacctcctccgcaaTGGCATGCAGATGCTCAGGCCGTCCAGCCCCTACCACAATGCCATCTATGGTTCCTTCCAGGAGCGCGCGACCTTCATCTCTCACGCCCACACCGCCAAGCAAGCTGCGCGCCACGGCGACCGCTGCCTCGCTAAGATCTGCGgcgtcgtcgccgccgacgagaagCGCCACGAGACGGCCTACACCAAGGTGGCCGCCAAGCTCTTCGAGCTCGACCCGGAC comes from Triticum aestivum cultivar Chinese Spring chromosome 5B, IWGSC CS RefSeq v2.1, whole genome shotgun sequence and encodes:
- the LOC123112193 gene encoding acyl-[acyl-carrier-protein] desaturase 4, chloroplastic, whose protein sequence is MSMLKCFPHGLAMPAQATWCRGRAAARAGRWACKVTSTANFEDTVTGMAAQEQAEAEVVRSLGLSGWVEEQLLPLLTPVDDAWQPSDLLPCFSPSAAGLSAEQQPSMMMTTEELQAQASGVPDDVLVCLVGNMVTEEALPTYMCMGNRVPGYRDDTGCSDLPWARWLRGWMAEENRHGDLLNRYLYLSGRVDMRQVERTVHHLLRNGMQMLRPSSPYHNAIYGSFQERATFISHAHTAKQAARHGDRCLAKICGVVAADEKRHETAYTKVAAKLFELDPDGMVQALAAVLRDKITMPGQLMTDGREADLFEHFSAVAQRTGVYTARDYGDMVEHFVRRWKVADLAGGQLSGEGRRAQEYVCGLPRKIRRVEELAHDRAIKAAKEPEFARFSWVFDRPVCIRA